A single genomic interval of Spirosoma linguale DSM 74 harbors:
- a CDS encoding histidine kinase (PFAM: ATP-binding region ATPase domain protein; histidine kinase dimerisation and phosphoacceptor region~SMART: ATP-binding region ATPase domain protein~KEGG: reu:Reut_A3418 sensor histidine kinase) produces MSSNSGFFLRQKRWVLVILLLGVSGWYRQGWALSASSSIDSLKRQISVLAKDRKYGEVARSYDHLGWQYHQQYGYNKYTMDAFFNSLKYYSLLGDSLGYYNEHIVIGDYYTHDEFMQPYAEKYLKKARQYFERTHNIPKVIECRLGLADIDQKKEPIPGGLLTALRETERMSEQHKLAYSQAYALNLLASTYSRIKQPDSAQYFASRSLVIAQRLKINWLIALNHFYLGIVNQFRNQSKEAIAEYQRSYQLAENENNVTMLRELCKHMADSYSRMGDHKKAYAASLKALDFTTQFYTSEQTKSIRLQELDSQIKTLAVEKQLVEEQSHSQRVLNSMLGVGLLISVLGVGALVFLRRQQKLIAHQETVIAQQQIRQLELKSLRAMIEGQEGERSRIARDLHDGLGIQLSRIKLFVEAHQEQLPLSVKEPLNQFLDEACTETRLISNNLRPYALSTFGLIPALEDLVQKLNLVNQTRLILEHYGEVPALDDESSVMLYRVVQELLNNALKHANAHTITVQLMASDETTLISVDDDGKGGDFENMPVRGNGIANINSRIAYLGGQVMWQSEDGKGTSVMISLPVKKESPVITSAA; encoded by the coding sequence ATGTCGTCCAATTCCGGGTTTTTCCTGCGTCAAAAAAGATGGGTACTGGTCATCCTGCTCCTTGGGGTGAGTGGCTGGTATCGGCAGGGATGGGCGTTGTCTGCTTCGTCGTCAATCGACAGTCTGAAAAGACAGATCAGCGTGCTGGCGAAAGACCGGAAGTATGGCGAGGTGGCCCGGTCGTACGATCATCTGGGGTGGCAGTATCACCAGCAGTATGGCTACAACAAGTACACGATGGATGCCTTTTTCAACAGCCTGAAGTACTACAGCCTGTTGGGCGATTCGCTGGGGTATTACAACGAGCACATTGTTATTGGCGATTATTACACGCATGATGAGTTCATGCAGCCCTACGCCGAGAAGTACCTGAAGAAAGCGCGTCAGTATTTCGAACGGACGCACAACATTCCGAAGGTGATCGAGTGCCGGCTAGGGCTGGCCGATATTGACCAGAAAAAGGAACCGATACCCGGTGGACTGCTAACCGCATTGCGCGAAACCGAACGGATGAGTGAACAGCACAAACTGGCTTACTCGCAGGCATATGCGCTGAATTTGCTGGCCAGCACCTATTCCCGGATCAAGCAGCCGGATTCGGCGCAGTATTTTGCCAGTCGGAGTTTGGTGATTGCGCAGCGGCTGAAAATCAACTGGCTGATAGCGCTCAATCATTTCTACCTGGGCATTGTCAATCAGTTCAGAAACCAGTCGAAAGAAGCGATAGCTGAGTATCAGAGAAGTTATCAATTGGCTGAAAATGAGAATAATGTGACCATGCTGCGGGAGTTATGCAAACACATGGCCGATAGTTACTCGCGGATGGGCGATCACAAAAAAGCGTACGCGGCTTCGTTGAAGGCGCTGGATTTTACAACACAGTTTTATACGTCGGAACAGACTAAAAGTATTCGGTTGCAGGAGTTGGATAGTCAAATAAAAACGCTGGCTGTAGAGAAACAGCTGGTTGAAGAGCAAAGTCACAGCCAGCGCGTGCTGAACTCAATGTTAGGTGTTGGATTGCTAATTAGTGTTTTAGGCGTAGGTGCACTGGTGTTTCTGCGTCGCCAGCAAAAGCTGATCGCGCATCAGGAAACGGTTATTGCCCAGCAGCAAATTCGGCAGCTTGAGCTTAAATCGCTGCGGGCCATGATCGAAGGGCAGGAGGGCGAACGCAGCCGAATTGCCCGCGATTTGCACGATGGGTTAGGCATCCAACTGTCGAGAATCAAGCTGTTTGTCGAAGCGCATCAGGAACAGTTACCCTTATCCGTAAAAGAACCATTAAACCAGTTTTTAGATGAAGCCTGTACCGAAACCCGGTTAATATCCAATAATTTACGTCCATATGCTTTATCAACATTCGGCTTAATTCCGGCTCTGGAAGACCTGGTGCAAAAGTTAAATCTGGTCAATCAGACCCGGCTGATTCTGGAGCACTACGGCGAAGTACCGGCCCTGGATGATGAATCCTCGGTTATGCTCTACCGGGTGGTGCAGGAGTTGCTGAACAATGCGCTCAAACACGCCAATGCACATACTATTACCGTTCAGCTAATGGCCAGTGACGAAACAACCCTGATTAGTGTCGATGATGACGGGAAAGGGGGCGACTTTGAGAACATGCCGGTCCGGGGAAACGGCATTGCCAATATCAATTCACGAATCGCCTACCTCGGCGGGCAGGTTATGTGGCAGAGTGAAGACGGCAAAGGAACGTCCGTTATGATCTCACTGCCCGTAAAGAAAGAATCACCCGTAATCACTTCAGCTGCGTAA
- a CDS encoding TonB-dependent receptor plug (PFAM: TonB-dependent receptor plug; TonB-dependent receptor~KEGG: mxa:MXAN_4746 TonB-dependent receptor), whose translation MIKHMLSGAFVLSSWLTVHAQDRTAPRLAQLDNPAVLATNRGAKTRIDIQSDVKALIKGTVSDEKGNTLPGATVSVKGTQLGTTTDVNGAFSINMPAGAKVLVISFIGMKTQEVEVGSRTTLNITLQTGDQSLDEVVVIGYGTAKRSDVTSSITTVKAADLKDIPAAGIDQLLQGKAAGVTVTSNGGQPGGGVSVKVRGVTSINSNDPLFVIDGVPFVGGNTSNSTGYAGLGGGDGQTGNSVMAMLNPNDIESIDVLKDASAQAIYGSQAANGVIMVTTKKGKQGEGKINYEMYTGVSEVARRLNLMKLPDFARYQNEVLPIIGNPVADEFKNPDLLGPGTDWQEAMFQQGKINNHQLSFSGGRDKTTYYLSLNYFDNKGILLGSDFKRYSSRFSLDTQLKSWVKVGLSANVSRSIQNVSLADAAEGTIWWGASTSPLIPVKNLDGTWGGGQTVGGVQYNNANLVGNSQFRGNTKTSNNVFGSLYAEFQLLKGLSLRNELSYSLGQDNNIAFQKAGNVGGTSFRSKLIDSRSDSYYYSITNYLNYNLYFKKHGIQATLGHQAQHSYYQSISGTKVDLQANIFDLNTGSSDQTTWGLSGGKGQWAMESYFARANYTYDDRYSISASFRADGSSNFGPNNRWGYFPGVSAGWTISNEKFMKGNISKVLSYAKARLGYGIVGNQNFPGGAPNPAYVGAVQFFSGPVGFGSSNMINGIPNPNLKWESVKTANAGVDLGFFNGRIDATIDVYKKVTSDMIIFLTGPNLIGVGDQWDDLKAPLGNAGQMTNTGIDIGLTTTNIKKGNFSWKSNVVFTQFTNRYDRAASAASALDGKVYYNNYLITHTTPGTPVGSFWGLVTDGLFRTQADLDASLPQFGYKVNQTETWLGDIRYKDINGDKKIDAQDLTFIGSPLPKFTWGFTNTLNYGDFDFTLFFQGSQGAKAYNFLRWQLEGLNNAYTNQLNTVTDRYTEKNPNGALPRFTNTNKNNTAMSDRYVEDASYARIQNITLGYRLPRTLLSKVKITNLRVYGSIQNLKTFTNYSGYDPEIGAFNNSIKLMNVDTGHYPNPRTFTVGANLQF comes from the coding sequence ATGATTAAACATATGCTTTCAGGCGCGTTCGTCCTGAGTAGCTGGCTTACTGTCCACGCTCAGGATCGAACCGCACCCAGATTAGCCCAGTTGGACAATCCGGCTGTTCTGGCCACAAACAGGGGTGCGAAAACGCGCATCGACATCCAGTCGGATGTGAAAGCCCTGATAAAAGGGACGGTGTCCGACGAAAAAGGGAATACGTTGCCCGGTGCTACGGTATCGGTGAAAGGGACACAGTTAGGAACGACGACGGACGTGAATGGAGCCTTCTCGATCAATATGCCCGCTGGTGCTAAAGTACTCGTCATCTCGTTTATCGGGATGAAAACGCAGGAGGTTGAAGTGGGTAGCCGCACAACGCTCAACATCACTCTCCAGACCGGCGATCAGTCGCTGGACGAAGTGGTCGTTATTGGGTACGGTACGGCCAAACGGTCGGATGTGACCTCGTCCATCACAACGGTAAAAGCGGCCGATCTGAAAGATATTCCGGCGGCTGGTATTGACCAGCTTCTACAAGGTAAAGCGGCCGGTGTAACGGTAACCAGCAACGGTGGTCAGCCGGGCGGTGGCGTATCGGTAAAAGTGCGCGGAGTTACGTCCATCAACAGCAATGACCCGCTGTTCGTGATCGACGGCGTACCGTTCGTGGGCGGTAACACCTCGAACAGCACGGGCTATGCCGGTCTGGGCGGTGGCGATGGCCAAACCGGAAACAGCGTAATGGCCATGCTGAACCCTAACGATATTGAGTCCATCGACGTCCTGAAAGATGCGTCGGCGCAGGCTATCTACGGGTCACAGGCGGCTAACGGCGTTATTATGGTGACCACCAAGAAAGGTAAGCAGGGCGAAGGCAAGATCAACTACGAAATGTACACCGGCGTTTCGGAAGTGGCTCGTCGGCTGAACCTGATGAAGCTGCCCGATTTTGCCCGATACCAGAACGAAGTGCTTCCAATCATTGGCAACCCGGTTGCCGATGAGTTCAAAAATCCGGATCTGCTCGGGCCCGGTACCGACTGGCAGGAAGCGATGTTCCAGCAGGGTAAAATCAACAACCACCAGTTGAGCTTCTCTGGTGGACGGGACAAGACGACCTACTACCTGTCGCTGAACTACTTCGACAACAAAGGGATTCTGCTGGGTTCGGATTTCAAACGGTATTCGTCGCGTTTCAGCCTCGATACACAGCTGAAGAGCTGGGTTAAAGTAGGTCTGAGTGCCAACGTATCGCGCAGTATCCAGAACGTATCCCTGGCCGATGCGGCCGAAGGAACCATCTGGTGGGGTGCGTCGACTAGCCCGCTGATTCCCGTAAAAAACCTCGATGGTACGTGGGGTGGTGGCCAGACGGTGGGTGGTGTGCAATATAACAACGCCAACCTGGTCGGTAACAGCCAGTTCCGGGGCAATACCAAAACATCGAACAACGTGTTTGGTAGCTTGTACGCAGAATTTCAACTGCTGAAAGGCCTATCGTTGCGCAATGAACTGTCGTACTCGCTGGGGCAGGATAACAACATCGCGTTCCAGAAAGCCGGTAACGTGGGTGGTACGTCGTTCCGTAGCAAACTGATCGACTCCCGGTCGGATAGCTACTACTATTCGATTACCAACTACCTGAATTACAACCTGTATTTCAAGAAACACGGTATTCAGGCCACGCTGGGCCATCAGGCGCAGCACTCGTATTACCAGTCGATTTCGGGTACGAAAGTGGATTTGCAGGCCAACATCTTCGACTTGAACACGGGTAGCTCGGACCAGACGACCTGGGGCTTGAGTGGTGGTAAAGGCCAGTGGGCTATGGAGTCGTATTTCGCCCGGGCTAACTACACGTATGATGATCGCTACTCGATTTCGGCCAGTTTCCGCGCCGATGGTTCGTCGAACTTCGGTCCTAACAACCGCTGGGGGTATTTCCCCGGTGTATCGGCGGGCTGGACGATCTCGAACGAGAAGTTCATGAAAGGCAACATCTCGAAAGTGTTGAGCTATGCTAAAGCACGTCTGGGCTACGGTATCGTAGGTAACCAGAACTTCCCCGGTGGCGCACCGAACCCAGCCTATGTGGGTGCGGTTCAGTTCTTCTCCGGTCCGGTGGGCTTCGGCTCATCGAACATGATCAACGGGATACCAAACCCGAACCTGAAATGGGAATCGGTGAAAACGGCCAACGCCGGTGTTGACCTCGGCTTCTTCAACGGCCGCATCGACGCTACCATCGATGTCTACAAGAAAGTAACCTCCGACATGATCATCTTCCTGACCGGCCCGAACCTGATCGGGGTAGGCGACCAGTGGGATGATCTGAAAGCACCGCTGGGCAACGCGGGTCAGATGACCAACACGGGTATCGACATTGGCCTGACCACGACCAACATCAAAAAGGGTAACTTCAGCTGGAAGAGCAACGTTGTGTTCACGCAGTTTACGAACCGTTACGACCGGGCCGCCAGTGCTGCTTCGGCTCTCGATGGTAAGGTGTACTACAACAACTACCTGATTACGCACACCACGCCAGGCACGCCTGTTGGCTCGTTCTGGGGATTGGTAACGGACGGATTGTTCCGTACGCAGGCCGATCTGGACGCCAGTCTGCCGCAGTTCGGCTACAAAGTGAACCAGACAGAAACCTGGTTGGGCGACATCCGGTACAAAGACATCAACGGCGACAAAAAGATCGACGCGCAGGACCTGACATTCATTGGTAGCCCGCTGCCGAAGTTCACCTGGGGCTTCACCAACACGCTGAACTACGGGGATTTTGATTTCACGCTGTTCTTTCAGGGAAGCCAGGGCGCCAAAGCTTACAACTTCCTGCGCTGGCAGTTGGAAGGGCTGAACAACGCTTATACTAACCAACTGAATACGGTAACGGACCGGTACACCGAAAAGAATCCGAATGGTGCGCTGCCACGCTTCACGAATACCAACAAGAACAACACGGCCATGTCGGACCGGTATGTGGAGGACGCATCGTACGCCCGGATTCAGAACATCACGCTGGGTTACCGGCTGCCAAGAACGCTGCTGAGTAAAGTGAAGATTACTAACCTGCGGGTATACGGGTCGATTCAGAACCTGAAGACGTTCACCAACTACTCGGGATACGACCCAGAAATCGGGGCCTTCAATAACAGCATCAAACTCATGAACGTGGACACGGGCCACTACCCGAACCCACGGACGTTCACCGTAGGCGCAAATCTGCAATTCTAA
- a CDS encoding Mannan endo-1,4-beta-mannosidase (PFAM: glycoside hydrolase family 26~KEGG: hypothetical protein), translating to MISALLNSFNRAIPRPKGAIPFFLSLWLIFGLFVNAWAAPGPIKVEAELGELTGVEVASTNKGFSGTGYVTGLDDPTDKLVLTVNAPAGLYELAIGYASPFGDKGIDFQVNEERGSGMLKQTSAGFTTAGLGKFLLTEGKNTITIYRGWGYFDIDYLLFTPATVVLPTKPQKTLVDAQATLSTKGLFSYLVDQYGSKVISGQQDDVEYILEKTGKEPAIGSFDLIDYSPSRVQFGATPQRSSEDIIKWAKKGDGRGIISLMWHWNAPTDLINQSPDKLWWRGFYTDATTFDIAAVLADKQGERYQLILRDIDAIALQLKKFQAADVPVLWRPLHEASGGWFWWGAKGAGPLKELWRVLYDRLINYHQLHNLIWVYTATDTFKSDWYPGDQYVDIVGMDIYTDPTANMSGNWSSAQSQLNGKKLVTLSETGNLPSPDKIRGFGTWWSWFAVWTGTDYIKKQPIDQLKAVFTDRDVITRDELPDWRPPLTLAVEEPGAGKGNTPLVVTLLGNPTTSDKADISVRSAGGGHIKIVVTDAKGNQLLTKEIERAADVETYSLPLGKADGIYFIRVSSQTESQTLKVVKP from the coding sequence ATGATTTCTGCTTTACTCAATTCGTTTAACCGGGCGATACCTCGCCCAAAGGGAGCAATCCCTTTTTTTTTGTCCTTATGGCTAATTTTCGGGCTTTTTGTCAACGCATGGGCGGCTCCCGGTCCCATTAAAGTTGAGGCTGAATTGGGTGAGCTGACAGGTGTTGAGGTTGCCTCAACGAATAAGGGCTTTTCCGGAACTGGTTATGTGACGGGGCTCGACGATCCAACCGATAAGCTTGTTCTGACGGTCAACGCCCCCGCCGGATTGTACGAACTGGCCATTGGCTATGCTTCTCCCTTCGGCGATAAAGGGATTGACTTTCAGGTCAACGAGGAGCGGGGGAGTGGGATGCTGAAACAAACGTCTGCCGGGTTTACCACCGCCGGGCTGGGCAAGTTCCTGCTGACCGAGGGCAAGAATACCATTACTATATACCGGGGCTGGGGCTATTTTGATATCGATTACCTGTTGTTTACGCCCGCCACGGTAGTCTTGCCGACCAAACCACAAAAAACGCTTGTCGATGCTCAGGCTACGTTATCCACAAAGGGCCTGTTCTCGTATCTGGTCGATCAGTACGGCAGTAAAGTGATTTCCGGTCAGCAGGACGATGTGGAGTACATTCTGGAAAAAACGGGTAAAGAACCGGCCATCGGCTCGTTCGATCTGATCGACTATTCGCCCAGCCGGGTTCAGTTTGGAGCAACGCCCCAGCGGAGTAGCGAAGACATCATCAAATGGGCCAAGAAAGGCGATGGGCGGGGCATCATCAGCCTGATGTGGCACTGGAACGCGCCCACCGATCTCATCAACCAGTCCCCCGATAAACTCTGGTGGCGCGGTTTTTATACCGATGCTACCACCTTCGACATTGCCGCCGTGCTGGCCGATAAACAGGGCGAACGCTACCAGCTCATCCTGCGCGATATTGACGCCATTGCCTTACAGCTAAAGAAATTTCAGGCCGCCGATGTGCCGGTCCTGTGGCGACCGTTGCATGAAGCCTCCGGCGGCTGGTTCTGGTGGGGTGCCAAAGGAGCCGGGCCGCTGAAGGAACTCTGGCGTGTTCTGTACGACCGGCTTATCAACTACCACCAACTTCATAACCTGATCTGGGTATATACTGCCACCGATACGTTCAAATCCGACTGGTATCCGGGCGATCAATACGTAGATATTGTCGGAATGGATATTTATACCGACCCAACCGCCAACATGAGCGGCAACTGGAGCAGTGCGCAATCGCAACTGAACGGAAAGAAACTGGTGACATTATCGGAAACGGGTAACCTACCGAGCCCGGATAAAATTCGCGGGTTTGGTACGTGGTGGTCGTGGTTTGCCGTGTGGACCGGAACCGACTACATCAAAAAACAACCTATCGACCAGCTTAAGGCTGTCTTCACCGACAGAGACGTGATTACGCGGGATGAACTACCCGACTGGCGTCCACCGCTTACGCTGGCGGTTGAAGAGCCGGGCGCTGGTAAAGGCAACACGCCTTTAGTAGTTACTTTACTGGGAAACCCCACCACAAGTGACAAGGCCGATATAAGCGTGAGGAGCGCCGGAGGAGGGCACATAAAAATTGTGGTGACAGATGCTAAAGGAAACCAGTTGCTCACGAAAGAGATTGAGCGGGCCGCCGATGTTGAAACGTACTCACTGCCGCTGGGCAAAGCTGATGGCATTTACTTCATCCGAGTCAGTAGCCAGACCGAGAGCCAGACGCTGAAAGTAGTAAAGCCTTGA
- a CDS encoding cell surface receptor IPT/TIG domain protein (PFAM: cell surface receptor IPT/TIG domain protein~SMART: cell surface receptor IPT/TIG domain protein~KEGG: rpd:RPD_3003 outer membrane autotransporter barrel), whose protein sequence is MKLHTLSRLSGLLLLAGLTSFVMTSCEKDTDGSPQIAPGNPVAKAFTPDSASGGSVVTLTGSGLGDIRTIVFEKQNIPAGFQPTLNTDNALIFRVPTEALGGKQKVTFTNSAGQSVSVDFKVLAYATVSDVSNYDFAKGAEITLTGNNLDDVSSVAFADSVKGISDAATIVSKSQKQLVVKMPASTLTRGTLTIVNGTGRTRTKQEFVNMDMAYKVFADAYGTGFQDGSWGDAGAVSTKEFKTGTASVSKTYQKGNWHLIGFANWSGSALAYSPDYTYVTGWIKGASADYSLYLTTDASKAGFGGFDDKNKINVKAGVWNYFKLKLSDIDFWAPGKTLTQVGFRIQGPDKQDETFYFDDILLVK, encoded by the coding sequence ATGAAACTTCATACATTAAGTCGTTTATCGGGCTTGTTACTCCTGGCGGGGTTAACCAGTTTCGTGATGACCTCCTGCGAAAAAGATACGGACGGAAGTCCACAAATTGCCCCCGGAAATCCCGTGGCAAAAGCGTTTACGCCTGACTCCGCGTCTGGCGGCTCGGTGGTGACGCTGACCGGTTCCGGCCTCGGCGACATTCGGACAATTGTCTTCGAAAAGCAGAACATACCCGCCGGTTTTCAGCCGACGCTCAACACCGACAACGCCCTTATTTTCCGGGTGCCGACAGAAGCTTTGGGTGGTAAACAGAAGGTGACTTTTACCAATAGTGCCGGACAGTCGGTGTCGGTCGACTTTAAAGTATTGGCCTACGCAACGGTGTCTGACGTGTCAAACTACGATTTCGCCAAAGGCGCGGAGATCACGCTGACCGGCAACAACCTGGACGATGTATCGTCGGTGGCCTTTGCCGATTCGGTAAAAGGTATTTCGGATGCGGCCACTATCGTGTCGAAATCGCAGAAGCAACTGGTGGTTAAAATGCCAGCTTCCACGCTCACACGCGGTACCCTGACGATTGTTAACGGCACGGGTCGCACCCGCACCAAACAAGAGTTCGTGAACATGGACATGGCGTACAAGGTCTTTGCTGACGCGTATGGCACCGGTTTTCAGGATGGTTCCTGGGGTGATGCCGGAGCGGTGTCAACGAAAGAGTTCAAGACCGGAACGGCCTCAGTGAGTAAGACTTACCAGAAAGGAAACTGGCATTTGATCGGTTTCGCAAACTGGTCGGGTTCGGCGCTGGCTTATTCGCCTGACTACACGTACGTTACAGGCTGGATCAAAGGCGCATCGGCCGATTACTCGCTCTACCTGACCACCGACGCCAGCAAAGCCGGTTTTGGCGGGTTCGATGACAAGAACAAGATTAACGTGAAAGCGGGCGTCTGGAACTACTTTAAGCTTAAACTATCGGACATCGACTTCTGGGCACCCGGCAAAACGCTAACCCAGGTCGGCTTCCGGATTCAGGGCCCCGACAAGCAGGACGAAACGTTCTATTTTGATGATATTCTGCTGGTGAAGTAA
- a CDS encoding RagB/SusD domain protein (PFAM: RagB/SusD domain protein), which yields MKIKPLYTLVLTAMLSSCSKDFIDRPSLSGTTTGNYYNNADEVRAATSTLYSGLPWRNYESRAQDAIGDVMSGNMFTYTDVEYLNFTVSSASERIGASWGAFYKIIGYANVMIKTFEEKKAAGGGAAYLDPAIAECHFIRGMLYFYIARTWGAAPIITDPGATALSGNFNIPRYIQKDVLRFALEELQLAETGLPESDVPGRVTKYAAKGMMAKLYLYNKDYANAKAKAEEVINSGKYNLVTDYSGMFTKMSMNNNAESIFSIQHQLAQDPWGTGNIKNPDRGAGALRTSEADAWEMYVPSLDLLKEYEFGDLRRQWSVMEHGWTNPNWKPQRVNAPKYNAFMANGFKYDTLQPTADGGSLSPTRANIIKYFAGPGKSFGGDPVLGQNSGNNVVLLRYADILLIYAEAVLAGGTSTSDAKALDALNKVRSRAGLSPKTAFTQNDIMHERRVEFAFEGDYWYDIQRQGYAKAKAMIEKQNRGTVTGATYITNFTEDKMYLPIPSGEIVQDPELGKDPVPYYK from the coding sequence ATGAAAATCAAGCCACTATATACCCTGGTTCTGACGGCGATGTTGTCTTCCTGTTCGAAGGACTTCATTGATCGGCCGTCGCTTTCGGGCACCACAACGGGTAACTATTATAACAACGCCGACGAGGTTCGGGCAGCAACGAGTACACTCTACAGCGGTCTGCCCTGGCGTAACTACGAAAGCCGGGCGCAGGATGCTATTGGCGATGTGATGTCGGGGAATATGTTCACCTACACCGACGTCGAATACCTGAACTTCACCGTGTCGTCGGCTTCCGAGCGGATTGGTGCGTCGTGGGGTGCCTTCTACAAGATCATCGGCTATGCCAACGTGATGATCAAAACCTTCGAAGAGAAAAAAGCTGCCGGTGGTGGAGCCGCTTATCTGGACCCCGCCATTGCCGAGTGTCATTTCATCCGCGGGATGCTGTATTTCTACATTGCCCGTACGTGGGGAGCCGCTCCGATCATCACTGATCCGGGCGCTACGGCCCTGTCGGGTAACTTCAACATTCCCCGTTACATCCAGAAAGACGTACTGCGGTTTGCCCTTGAAGAGCTGCAATTAGCTGAAACGGGCTTGCCGGAGTCGGACGTGCCGGGTCGGGTAACGAAGTATGCCGCGAAGGGGATGATGGCGAAGTTGTATCTCTACAACAAAGATTACGCGAACGCCAAAGCCAAAGCCGAGGAGGTGATCAACTCGGGCAAATACAACCTGGTGACCGATTACAGCGGCATGTTCACCAAAATGAGCATGAACAACAACGCAGAGTCTATTTTCTCGATCCAGCACCAACTGGCGCAGGACCCCTGGGGAACAGGCAACATCAAAAACCCCGACCGGGGAGCCGGTGCCCTGCGGACGTCCGAAGCCGATGCCTGGGAAATGTATGTGCCATCACTGGATTTGTTGAAGGAATATGAATTTGGTGATCTGCGTCGGCAATGGTCAGTGATGGAGCACGGCTGGACCAATCCGAACTGGAAGCCGCAGCGTGTGAATGCCCCCAAGTATAATGCTTTTATGGCCAATGGCTTCAAATATGATACCCTGCAGCCAACCGCCGATGGGGGTAGCCTGAGCCCAACCCGTGCGAATATCATCAAGTATTTTGCCGGACCCGGCAAAAGCTTCGGCGGTGATCCCGTGCTGGGACAAAACTCCGGTAACAACGTTGTCTTGCTGCGCTACGCCGACATTCTACTGATTTATGCCGAAGCTGTACTGGCCGGTGGCACATCGACCAGCGATGCCAAAGCACTCGATGCGCTGAACAAAGTACGGAGCCGGGCGGGCCTGTCGCCAAAAACAGCGTTTACCCAGAACGATATTATGCACGAACGCCGGGTGGAGTTTGCCTTCGAGGGCGACTACTGGTACGACATTCAGCGCCAGGGCTATGCGAAAGCAAAAGCCATGATCGAGAAGCAAAATCGGGGTACCGTAACGGGAGCTACGTACATTACCAACTTCACGGAAGATAAAATGTACCTGCCTATCCCATCCGGCGAAATCGTTCAGGACCCCGAGCTTGGTAAAGATCCGGTTCCGTATTACAAATAA